One genomic window of Arthrobacter sp. KBS0703 includes the following:
- a CDS encoding AI-2E family transporter has product MTPAKDATPEEFPSATRVPPPAGPVQPARSDRDLEEDIPYGVRIAAAWAWRLGLILLISAALIWLLAKVTFLIIPVMVAALLAGLLSPVTKWLRKRRLPNGLAVAATVLGFVGLIAGSLALVGRQLALGFQELWTEALTGVQQVQDWLAEGPLHLTAAQIDKYIEEATAALQNNSSSILSGALSFGSTAGHFAAGLVLALFILIFFLLEGDRIWLFLVRLLPRRARIPADGAGRRGWASMVSYARIQMFVAFVDALGIGVGAAILGVPLALPLGVLVFIGSFIPVVGALVTGAIAVLLALVSNGPVNALIMLGIVLLVQQLESHILQPLVMGKAVALHPVAVILSVAAGSYLAGIPGALFSVPILAVANSAIRYIAGRTWEHELVPAAADGSAIAGSAGAGLDNTFREVRLPGAHPGHVKDADRITGAPGSTAAPGSDVESPKGE; this is encoded by the coding sequence ATGACGCCAGCCAAGGACGCCACACCCGAAGAATTCCCCAGCGCAACGAGAGTGCCGCCGCCCGCCGGACCGGTGCAGCCGGCCAGATCAGACCGGGACCTGGAGGAGGACATTCCCTACGGCGTCCGCATCGCGGCCGCCTGGGCGTGGCGCCTTGGACTGATCCTGCTGATCAGCGCTGCCCTCATATGGCTGCTCGCCAAAGTCACCTTCCTCATTATTCCTGTCATGGTGGCAGCCCTGCTGGCCGGCCTGCTCAGCCCGGTAACAAAGTGGCTGCGGAAGCGGCGCCTTCCGAACGGCCTGGCCGTCGCTGCGACGGTCCTGGGCTTCGTCGGACTGATCGCCGGATCGCTGGCACTCGTCGGGCGGCAGCTGGCGCTGGGCTTCCAGGAACTGTGGACTGAAGCGCTGACCGGCGTCCAGCAAGTCCAGGACTGGCTCGCGGAGGGGCCGCTGCACCTCACCGCCGCACAGATCGACAAATACATCGAGGAAGCGACGGCTGCGCTGCAGAACAACAGCAGCAGCATCCTGAGCGGCGCGCTCTCCTTCGGCAGCACCGCCGGACACTTTGCGGCCGGACTGGTGCTGGCGCTCTTCATCCTGATCTTCTTCCTCCTTGAAGGCGACCGCATCTGGCTCTTCCTGGTCCGCCTCCTGCCCAGGCGGGCGCGGATCCCCGCCGACGGAGCCGGCCGGCGCGGATGGGCGTCGATGGTCAGCTACGCCCGGATCCAGATGTTCGTGGCCTTCGTCGATGCCTTGGGCATCGGAGTGGGCGCGGCCATCCTCGGCGTCCCCCTGGCACTGCCCCTGGGTGTGCTCGTCTTCATCGGCTCGTTCATTCCGGTGGTCGGTGCGCTCGTGACGGGCGCCATCGCGGTGCTGCTGGCACTGGTCTCCAACGGCCCCGTGAACGCGCTGATCATGCTCGGGATCGTCCTGCTGGTCCAGCAGCTCGAAAGCCACATTCTCCAGCCGCTGGTGATGGGCAAGGCCGTCGCGCTGCATCCCGTGGCCGTGATCCTGTCCGTCGCCGCCGGCTCCTATCTCGCTGGAATCCCGGGCGCGCTGTTCTCCGTTCCCATCCTGGCCGTAGCAAACTCGGCGATTCGCTATATTGCCGGCAGAACGTGGGAACATGAACTTGTGCCGGCTGCCGCGGATGGCAGTGCCATTGCAGGTTCTGCCGGTGCCGGGCTGGACAACACGTTCAGGGAAGTCCGGCTGCCGGGTGCGCATCCCGGCCACGTTAAAGATGCCGATCGTATAACGGGGGCTCCGGGCAGCACTGCCGCTCCGGGCTCCGACGTCGAATCCCCCAAAGGAGAATAG
- a CDS encoding rhomboid family intramembrane serine protease: protein MLDTPGDAPATRETPAARAKGGLLVVGSFVVLLFAIELVNMVTLHALNGVFGLRPRSADGVLDIFTFPLLHANLNHVLSNALPLIIFGFLVFMSGLRVFLTAVACSWLGSGAAVWLIGTGGVTVGASGLVFGLFAFLLVRGFFNRNWWQILLSVVLFMAYGSILFGLIPSVAGYVSWQAHLGGAVGGVLAALVLKARVAARR from the coding sequence ATGCTGGACACCCCGGGAGACGCTCCGGCAACGCGGGAAACCCCCGCGGCCCGGGCCAAGGGCGGGCTGCTGGTGGTCGGGTCCTTCGTGGTGCTGCTGTTCGCCATTGAGCTGGTGAACATGGTGACGCTGCACGCCCTGAACGGAGTGTTCGGCCTCAGGCCGCGCAGCGCCGACGGCGTCCTGGACATTTTCACGTTCCCGCTGCTGCACGCAAACCTGAACCATGTCCTCTCCAACGCGCTTCCCCTGATCATCTTCGGATTCCTGGTCTTCATGTCCGGGCTGCGCGTCTTCCTCACCGCGGTGGCCTGCAGCTGGCTGGGTTCCGGCGCCGCCGTCTGGCTGATCGGCACCGGGGGAGTCACGGTGGGCGCCTCCGGCCTGGTCTTCGGCCTGTTCGCGTTCCTGCTGGTGCGCGGATTCTTCAACCGCAACTGGTGGCAGATTCTGCTGTCCGTGGTGCTATTCATGGCGTACGGCAGCATCCTCTTCGGGCTGATTCCCAGCGTGGCAGGCTACGTTTCCTGGCAGGCGCACCTCGGCGGCGCCGTCGGAGGCGTCCTCGCTGCCCTGGTGCTGAAGGCGCGGGTTGCTGCCCGCCGCTAA
- a CDS encoding isoprenyl transferase: MELPGFLYGFYERKLLRSLEPERIPRHIGVMVDGNRRWARQFNAPTSQGHQAGADKIHEFLGWCQELGVRVVTLYMLSTDNMNRSGEELDLLMGIIANTLDRLDEDADISVHAMGAPELLPDYLAERLTSLTARTPVRERLHVNVAVGYGGRREIVDAVRELLHDAVARKADIGELADNLSVDDISRFLYTRGQPDPDLVIRTSGEQRLSGFLMWQSAYSEFYFCEALWPAFRKVDFLRALRDYAGRQRRFGT, translated from the coding sequence ATGGAATTGCCCGGGTTCCTCTATGGCTTCTATGAACGCAAGCTGCTCCGCTCGCTGGAACCGGAACGCATTCCCAGGCACATCGGCGTCATGGTGGACGGCAACCGGCGCTGGGCCCGGCAGTTCAACGCGCCCACCAGCCAGGGGCACCAGGCCGGCGCGGACAAGATCCACGAATTCCTCGGCTGGTGCCAGGAACTCGGGGTCAGGGTGGTCACCCTCTACATGCTGTCCACGGACAACATGAACCGCTCGGGCGAAGAACTGGACCTGCTCATGGGGATCATCGCGAACACGCTGGACCGCCTGGACGAGGACGCCGACATCTCGGTCCATGCCATGGGCGCGCCGGAACTCCTGCCTGACTACCTGGCCGAGCGGCTCACCTCGTTGACGGCCCGAACGCCGGTGCGCGAGAGGCTCCACGTCAACGTGGCAGTCGGCTACGGCGGCCGCCGCGAAATCGTGGACGCCGTGCGCGAGCTGCTGCATGATGCCGTGGCACGCAAGGCGGATATCGGCGAGCTCGCCGACAACCTGTCGGTGGACGACATTTCCCGGTTCCTGTACACGCGGGGCCAGCCGGACCCGGACCTTGTGATTAGGACCTCCGGCGAGCAGCGCCTGTCAGGGTTCCTCATGTGGCAGAGCGCCTACAGCGAGTTCTACTTCTGCGAGGCGCTCTGGCCGGCGTTCCGGAAGGTCGATTTCCTCCGCGCGCTGCGCGACTACGCCGGCCGGCAGCGGCGGTTCGGGACCTAG
- a CDS encoding DeoR/GlpR family DNA-binding transcription regulator, whose amino-acid sequence MLATQRRHLILQELQSSGTVRVADLAGVLGVSEMTVRRDIDTLDAEGQLLRVHGGATRTGTFSAIEPGFVSKSAQETEAKQAIAAEALSLLRPDMTLLISGGTTTYEFARLLPRDLGLTVATNSIMVANALVPGTVGPATAATAARGGIRTLVLGGQRTPSEALVGPVTMHAMENLHADLCFMGVHGIDPEAGITSPNLLEAEANAAMIGASGALVVLADASKYGVVGLAGIAPLASIGTLITDSGIATRGARHEAADVLRQAVGDLRIAAAPSAQLRSPLPSSRTPQVSAYKGHDA is encoded by the coding sequence TTGCTCGCAACCCAGCGGCGGCACCTGATCCTCCAGGAACTCCAATCCAGCGGCACCGTCCGCGTGGCGGACCTGGCGGGCGTGCTCGGAGTCTCCGAAATGACTGTGCGCCGGGACATCGACACCCTCGATGCGGAGGGCCAGCTGCTTCGCGTCCACGGCGGCGCTACCCGGACCGGCACCTTCAGCGCCATCGAACCCGGGTTTGTCAGCAAGTCGGCACAGGAGACCGAGGCAAAGCAGGCCATCGCCGCGGAGGCGCTGAGCCTGCTGCGGCCGGACATGACCCTGCTTATTTCCGGCGGCACCACCACGTACGAGTTTGCCCGCCTCCTCCCCCGCGATCTCGGGCTGACGGTGGCCACGAACTCCATCATGGTGGCCAACGCCCTTGTCCCCGGGACCGTGGGCCCGGCAACCGCGGCCACAGCCGCGCGCGGCGGCATCCGGACTCTGGTGCTGGGCGGGCAGCGCACTCCGTCCGAGGCTCTCGTGGGACCGGTCACCATGCACGCCATGGAAAACCTTCATGCGGACCTCTGCTTCATGGGAGTCCACGGCATTGACCCTGAAGCCGGCATTACCTCACCGAACCTTCTGGAAGCAGAGGCCAACGCAGCCATGATTGGCGCTTCGGGTGCGCTGGTGGTGCTCGCCGATGCGTCAAAGTACGGCGTTGTGGGCCTGGCGGGAATCGCGCCGCTCGCGTCCATCGGCACCCTGATTACCGATTCCGGCATCGCCACCCGCGGCGCCCGGCATGAGGCCGCCGACGTACTAAGACAGGCTGTCGGTGATCTGCGCATAGCGGCAGCCCCCTCGGCACAACTCCGTTCCCCCCTCCCTTCCAGCCGGACGCCGCAGGTTTCCGCGTACAAAGGACACGACGCATGA
- the ilvA gene encoding threonine ammonia-lyase yields MNTPESLPVTLDDVLEAQKLLDGIITRTPVESSRALGGMVGGDVFFKCENLQRAGSFKVRGAYVRMARLSEADKKRGVVAASAGNHAQGVAVAAKSLGIKARIYMPLGVALPKLAATRSHGAEVVLHGHNVDEALAEAQRYADETGAVFVHPFDNVDVVAGQGTVGLEILEQIPDVDTVLMGVGGGGLLAGVAVAIKARAKELGREIRIIGVQAENAAAYPPSLAADALVPLKKVSTMADGIAVGRPGQLPFSIIRELVDDVVTVSEDSLARALIFLLERAKMVVEPAGAVGVAALMDGKIENPGTTAVVLSGGNIDPMLMLKVIQRGLSAAGRYMTVRMMLDDRPGSLATIARIIAENDANVTGLDHTRVGGSISMGDVSITVNLETKGHEHCEQVLGALRAEGFQPIVVH; encoded by the coding sequence GTGAACACCCCTGAAAGCCTTCCCGTCACGCTGGACGATGTCCTTGAGGCGCAGAAGCTGCTTGACGGGATCATTACCCGGACACCGGTGGAATCGTCCAGGGCCCTGGGCGGCATGGTAGGCGGGGACGTCTTCTTCAAGTGCGAGAACCTCCAGCGCGCGGGTTCCTTCAAGGTGCGCGGTGCCTATGTCCGGATGGCGCGGCTTTCCGAGGCTGACAAGAAGCGCGGAGTGGTGGCAGCCTCGGCCGGCAACCACGCCCAGGGAGTGGCCGTCGCGGCCAAGAGCCTGGGGATCAAGGCGCGGATCTACATGCCGCTCGGCGTGGCCCTCCCCAAGCTCGCCGCCACCCGCAGCCACGGCGCGGAGGTTGTTCTTCACGGTCACAACGTGGACGAGGCACTCGCGGAGGCCCAGCGCTACGCGGACGAGACCGGCGCCGTCTTCGTCCACCCGTTCGACAACGTGGACGTCGTGGCCGGCCAGGGAACGGTGGGCCTTGAAATCCTCGAACAGATCCCCGACGTCGACACCGTCCTCATGGGCGTCGGCGGCGGCGGCCTGCTGGCCGGCGTGGCCGTCGCCATCAAGGCCAGGGCCAAGGAGCTGGGCCGGGAAATCCGGATCATCGGCGTCCAGGCCGAAAACGCCGCCGCGTACCCGCCGTCGCTCGCCGCTGACGCGCTCGTGCCGCTGAAAAAGGTTTCCACCATGGCCGACGGCATCGCCGTCGGCCGTCCCGGGCAGCTGCCGTTCAGCATCATCCGCGAACTTGTCGATGACGTGGTCACGGTCAGCGAGGATTCGCTCGCCAGGGCACTCATCTTCCTGCTGGAGCGGGCCAAGATGGTGGTTGAGCCTGCCGGTGCCGTAGGCGTCGCCGCGCTCATGGACGGCAAGATCGAAAACCCCGGAACGACGGCGGTGGTCCTGTCCGGCGGCAACATCGACCCCATGCTGATGCTCAAGGTCATTCAGCGCGGCCTGTCCGCCGCCGGCCGCTACATGACCGTTCGCATGATGCTCGATGACCGCCCGGGTTCGCTGGCCACCATCGCCCGGATCATTGCCGAGAACGACGCCAACGTGACCGGCCTTGACCACACGCGGGTGGGCGGTTCCATCAGCATGGGAGACGTCTCCATCACCGTGAACCTGGAAACCAAGGGCCACGAGCACTGCGAACAGGTCCTGGGCGCCCTCCGTGCCGAGGGCTTCCAGCCGATCGTGGTGCACTAG
- a CDS encoding hemolysin III family protein, which translates to MAELLMIKPKWRGWIHTVTAPLALAAGIILVVLAPTPDRKLTSAIYALTGVLLFGISAVYHRGNWSPGVKIVLKRLDHTNIMLVIAGSYTPLAWSLLERPTAVLLLWLIWSGAILGVLFRLLWTNAPRCLYVPIYIALGCGSLFYLPDFFAASVPAALLICIGGALYIAGAVFYALKKPNISYEHFGFHELFHAFTVLAFAAHFVAIVIAVLS; encoded by the coding sequence ATTGCCGAACTGCTGATGATCAAGCCCAAGTGGCGGGGCTGGATCCACACGGTCACCGCGCCGCTGGCCCTCGCCGCGGGGATCATCCTGGTTGTTCTGGCACCCACGCCGGACCGCAAACTCACGTCCGCCATTTACGCCCTCACGGGCGTCCTGCTGTTCGGCATCAGCGCCGTCTACCACCGCGGCAACTGGTCCCCCGGCGTGAAGATCGTCCTCAAGCGCCTGGACCACACCAACATCATGCTCGTGATCGCCGGCAGCTACACCCCGCTGGCCTGGAGCCTTCTTGAGAGGCCCACCGCGGTGCTGCTGCTGTGGCTGATCTGGTCCGGCGCCATCCTGGGGGTGCTGTTCCGGCTCCTGTGGACCAATGCGCCCCGCTGCCTCTACGTCCCCATTTACATTGCCCTTGGCTGCGGTTCGCTCTTCTACCTGCCTGATTTCTTCGCCGCAAGCGTCCCTGCCGCCCTGCTCATCTGCATCGGCGGAGCGCTGTACATCGCCGGCGCCGTGTTCTATGCGCTCAAGAAACCGAACATCAGCTACGAGCACTTCGGCTTCCACGAACTGTTCCATGCCTTCACCGTGCTCGCCTTCGCAGCCCACTTCGTGGCGATTGTCATCGCGGTGCTGAGCTGA
- a CDS encoding aldose 1-epimerase family protein, with protein sequence MTPAAAPDPSENHSEPRRYASGRQYELRRGDALAVVTELAAGLRWYSRAGIQLTETYGDSDIPPGATGITLAPWANRVEDGVWHLNGKKQQLDITEVSRNNASHGLLRNASYALVTESEFSVTLEAPVFPQHGYPFLLRHRVEYSLADDLGLVVRQTLINDSRADAPFVLGAHPYLRLGETPSEELTLTVSGATRLVADGRLIPRSSEPVSADSDLRDGRNVGDLDVDVALTDLQFDGGIARHTLSAADGRSVSLWQDETCRFVHVFVTREFPGRTKAVAIEPMTGPANAFNSGDSLRWLAPGESFTMTWGIGAALDAAA encoded by the coding sequence ATGACTCCCGCCGCCGCTCCTGATCCCAGCGAAAACCACTCGGAACCCAGGCGCTACGCCTCAGGCCGGCAGTACGAACTGAGGCGCGGCGACGCGCTCGCAGTCGTCACCGAGCTCGCCGCGGGCCTCCGTTGGTACAGTCGCGCCGGCATCCAGCTGACCGAGACGTACGGCGATTCGGACATCCCGCCCGGAGCCACCGGAATCACGCTGGCGCCATGGGCCAACAGGGTTGAGGACGGCGTCTGGCACCTTAACGGCAAGAAGCAGCAGCTGGACATCACGGAGGTCTCGCGGAACAACGCAAGCCACGGGCTCCTGCGCAATGCGTCGTACGCGCTGGTCACGGAATCCGAATTCTCCGTGACCCTTGAGGCTCCGGTGTTCCCGCAGCACGGATATCCGTTCCTGCTACGCCACCGCGTGGAGTATTCGCTTGCCGATGACCTGGGGCTCGTGGTGCGGCAGACGCTGATCAACGATTCCCGGGCCGACGCACCCTTCGTGCTGGGCGCCCATCCGTATCTCCGCCTCGGCGAAACTCCCAGCGAAGAGCTCACCCTGACGGTCAGCGGCGCGACGCGGCTGGTGGCCGACGGCAGGCTCATACCGCGCAGCTCCGAACCCGTCAGCGCCGACAGCGACCTGCGGGACGGGCGGAACGTGGGGGACCTCGACGTCGACGTCGCCCTGACTGATCTGCAGTTCGACGGCGGGATCGCCCGCCACACGCTGTCGGCGGCGGACGGCCGGAGCGTCAGCCTCTGGCAGGACGAAACATGCCGGTTCGTCCACGTGTTTGTGACCCGGGAATTCCCGGGCCGCACGAAGGCCGTGGCCATCGAACCGATGACCGGTCCGGCAAACGCCTTCAACTCGGGCGACAGCCTGCGGTGGCTGGCGCCCGGCGAATCCTTCACCATGACGTGGGGAATCGGCGCCGCCCTGGATGCCGCCGCCTAG
- the mca gene encoding mycothiol conjugate amidase Mca, translating to MTASTSQSPSLRLLAVHAHPDDESSKGAATMAMYAANGVDVMVATCTDGSRGDIQNPAMEGEPHPKRDMAGARRLEMNRAARILGVRQRWLGFVDSGLPEGDPLPPLPAGSFALQPLERAAAPLVRLVRDFKPHVIVSYDENGGYPHPDHIMAHRVAVEAFDAAGDPARYPGTGEAWAPSKLYYDRAFSPDRFRALHFALEEAGLQSPYAERLAAWLETDAEGHTPPRPAHETTTQVDCGDYFEARDDALRAHRTQVDPLGFFFAVSADMQRRAWPWEDYTLVRSLVPAELPEKDLFAGLR from the coding sequence ATGACAGCGTCCACCAGCCAGTCACCTTCGCTTCGCCTTTTGGCCGTCCATGCGCACCCTGACGATGAATCCAGCAAGGGCGCAGCGACCATGGCCATGTACGCGGCCAACGGAGTGGACGTCATGGTTGCGACCTGCACGGACGGCTCCCGCGGCGACATCCAGAATCCGGCGATGGAGGGCGAACCGCACCCGAAGCGGGACATGGCCGGCGCCCGCAGGCTCGAAATGAACCGGGCCGCCCGGATCCTGGGCGTCCGGCAGCGTTGGCTTGGCTTTGTGGATTCCGGGTTGCCTGAAGGCGATCCGCTTCCGCCGCTGCCCGCCGGGTCCTTTGCCCTGCAGCCGCTGGAACGCGCCGCCGCGCCCCTGGTGCGGCTGGTCCGTGACTTCAAGCCGCACGTGATTGTCAGCTACGACGAAAACGGCGGCTACCCGCATCCGGACCACATCATGGCCCACCGTGTGGCCGTGGAAGCCTTCGACGCGGCGGGGGATCCGGCGAGGTATCCGGGCACCGGGGAGGCCTGGGCGCCCAGCAAGCTGTACTACGACCGCGCCTTCAGCCCCGACCGGTTCCGCGCCCTGCACTTCGCCCTCGAGGAGGCGGGCCTCCAATCGCCCTATGCCGAGCGCCTGGCAGCGTGGCTCGAGACGGATGCCGAGGGGCACACCCCGCCCCGGCCGGCCCACGAGACCACGACGCAGGTGGACTGCGGCGACTACTTCGAAGCACGCGATGACGCCCTTCGCGCCCACCGCACGCAGGTGGACCCGCTGGGGTTCTTTTTCGCGGTGTCTGCCGATATGCAGCGGCGCGCGTGGCCGTGGGAGGACTACACCCTCGTCCGGTCCCTGGTGCCCGCCGAACTCCCCGAGAAGGACCTGTTCGCGGGGCTAAGATAG
- a CDS encoding DUF4307 domain-containing protein, whose protein sequence is MTTEDKSGAPQPADISLANRYGGPKRGLSAKAKRWAGVAALAAGIGFLAWVSTSSATSSVTFKDIGYSTVDATKAEVDFQVIREPGTAVKCAVKALDSKFAVVGWKVVDIPPVQPDSQQDQGADGGRTVAQRAVLRTESQAVSGVVDNCWIPDAAKDAAK, encoded by the coding sequence GTGACTACCGAGGACAAGTCGGGCGCTCCCCAGCCTGCAGACATTAGCCTAGCCAATCGCTATGGCGGTCCAAAGCGCGGGCTGTCCGCAAAAGCCAAACGCTGGGCGGGAGTTGCCGCCCTGGCGGCCGGGATCGGTTTCCTGGCATGGGTGTCCACGTCCTCGGCGACGTCGTCCGTCACGTTCAAGGACATCGGCTACAGCACAGTTGATGCCACGAAGGCCGAGGTGGACTTCCAGGTCATTCGGGAACCCGGCACTGCGGTGAAGTGCGCTGTCAAGGCCCTCGATTCCAAGTTCGCCGTGGTCGGCTGGAAGGTGGTTGACATTCCGCCGGTGCAGCCGGACTCGCAGCAGGACCAGGGCGCCGACGGCGGCCGCACCGTGGCCCAGCGCGCCGTCCTGCGCACCGAATCGCAGGCCGTGTCCGGAGTCGTGGACAACTGCTGGATCCCGGACGCCGCGAAGGACGCGGCAAAGTAG
- the galT gene encoding galactose-1-phosphate uridylyltransferase — translation MTHITSTQLADGRELLYFDDAGSARPRSVETTRDHRDLPPRGEPGEVRFDALTGEWVAVAAHRQTRTHLPPADQCPICPTTDANPSEIPAPDYDVAVFENRFPSLGPAVGPVPDNPGWGTTGPAFGRCEVVTFTPEHTGSFSGLSETRARTVVEAWAHRTAALSALPSIKQVFPFENRGADIGVTLHHPHGQIYAYPYVTPRAAVMGAAARRFYDDAGGRQTLTGSLLRAEREDGSRMIMESSNFSAYVPFAARWPLEIHLVPHRQVPDLAALSGDEKDELAHVYLDLLKRLDALYPTPTPYISAWHQAPVDELLRPAGYLHLQLTSPRRAADKLKYLAGSEAAMGAFINDTTPELVAERLRAVTVPASPGTVTASPAEALAPTAPGLTEGAHA, via the coding sequence ATGACCCACATCACCAGCACCCAGCTAGCAGACGGCCGCGAACTGCTCTATTTCGACGACGCCGGCTCCGCCCGGCCGCGGTCCGTGGAAACCACCAGGGACCACCGGGACCTGCCGCCCAGGGGCGAGCCCGGCGAAGTCCGGTTCGACGCCCTCACGGGCGAATGGGTTGCCGTGGCAGCGCACCGCCAGACCCGCACACACCTGCCGCCGGCGGACCAGTGCCCGATCTGCCCCACCACGGACGCCAATCCCTCGGAGATCCCGGCGCCGGACTACGACGTCGCGGTGTTTGAGAACCGCTTCCCATCCCTTGGTCCGGCAGTGGGTCCTGTCCCGGACAATCCGGGCTGGGGAACCACGGGACCCGCCTTCGGCCGGTGCGAAGTGGTGACGTTTACGCCCGAGCACACCGGTTCGTTCAGTGGCCTCAGTGAAACCCGCGCCCGCACGGTGGTGGAGGCCTGGGCGCACCGCACCGCTGCCCTCAGCGCACTGCCGAGCATCAAGCAGGTCTTCCCGTTCGAGAACCGCGGAGCCGACATCGGTGTCACGCTGCACCACCCGCACGGCCAGATCTACGCCTACCCATACGTCACGCCCCGCGCCGCCGTGATGGGCGCGGCCGCCCGCAGGTTCTATGACGACGCCGGCGGCCGGCAGACGCTGACCGGTTCACTGCTGCGCGCCGAGCGCGAGGACGGCAGCCGCATGATCATGGAAAGCTCGAACTTCAGCGCCTACGTGCCGTTCGCTGCCCGCTGGCCGCTGGAAATCCATCTGGTGCCCCACCGCCAGGTCCCCGATCTGGCCGCCCTGAGCGGGGACGAGAAAGACGAGCTGGCGCACGTGTACCTCGACCTCCTCAAGCGCCTGGACGCCCTCTACCCGACGCCGACCCCGTACATCTCCGCGTGGCACCAGGCCCCGGTGGACGAACTGCTCCGACCGGCGGGCTACCTGCACCTGCAGCTCACTTCCCCCCGCCGCGCCGCCGACAAGCTGAAGTACCTGGCGGGATCGGAAGCTGCCATGGGGGCCTTTATCAACGACACCACCCCCGAGCTGGTCGCGGAACGCCTGCGTGCCGTCACCGTTCCCGCTTCCCCGGGAACTGTTACCGCCTCACCGGCCGAAGCACTGGCCCCGACCGCCCCCGGCCTCACCGAAGGAGCCCACGCATGA
- the greA gene encoding transcription elongation factor GreA: MSTTNSAPAAWLTQEAFDRLKAELDHLSSAGRAEIVQKIEAARQEGDLKENGGYHAAKEEQGKIEARIRQLTALLRDAHVGEAPADDGIVEPGMIVVARIAGDEETFLLGSREIAGDSDLDVFSEKSPLGAAIVGHKEGDKLSYTAPNGKEITVEILSAKPYAG; the protein is encoded by the coding sequence GTGTCTACCACCAACAGCGCGCCTGCAGCTTGGCTTACCCAGGAAGCTTTTGACCGCCTGAAGGCAGAGCTGGACCACCTTTCCAGCGCCGGCCGGGCGGAAATCGTCCAGAAAATCGAAGCTGCGCGCCAAGAGGGAGACCTCAAGGAAAACGGCGGTTACCACGCGGCCAAGGAGGAACAGGGCAAGATCGAGGCCCGCATCCGCCAGCTCACCGCCCTGCTCCGTGACGCCCACGTCGGCGAGGCCCCCGCTGATGACGGAATCGTGGAGCCAGGCATGATCGTCGTTGCCCGGATCGCCGGCGACGAAGAAACCTTCCTGCTCGGCTCACGCGAAATCGCCGGGGACTCCGATCTCGACGTCTTCAGCGAGAAGTCCCCGCTTGGCGCCGCCATCGTGGGACACAAGGAGGGCGATAAGCTCAGCTACACCGCCCCCAACGGCAAGGAGATCACCGTGGAGATCCTGTCCGCCAAGCCGTACGCGGGTTAA